The following coding sequences lie in one Cannabis sativa cultivar Pink pepper isolate KNU-18-1 chromosome 5, ASM2916894v1, whole genome shotgun sequence genomic window:
- the LOC115715716 gene encoding type I inositol polyphosphate 5-phosphatase 2, producing MTTKRGKHSQPFWPSLVMKKWLNIQPKVYEYSEDEVDTETESEDDACSVKDSRMHSCESRANRTPWNQPVSIQTSDKSYNCYRSRHRRGKSETLRVQYINTKDVRVTIGTWNVAGIAPSGDLDIDDWLSTEEPSDIYIIGFQEIVPLNAGNVLGAEDNKPIPKWEAIIRRTLNKSSEPEGKHKSYSAPPSPVMRTSSVADVLADEIDAHPLELQTNDFDDGFDMEREEFNKAIGLGKNLQVKRLYGIDDSKLDWPERSLEPTQQVISTNSKLRRVLSSSARIGFENSLLVNQHVPLNGSRLKRSSHSSGNLGLMWMEKELEPQVLDVAELSSEDEDEDDDDDMFPDLSNDQVVGDDELVNTVKSRPRYVKLVSKQMVGIYISVWVRKRLRRHINNLKVFPVGTGLMGYMGNKGSVSVSMSLFHSRLCFVCSHLTSGQKEGAEQKRNSDVNEIIRRTRFTSSVFDGEQPLTIPSHDQIFWFGDLNYRLNMLDHEVRKLVSLKRWDELLKTDQLTKELRRGHVFEGWKEGAIEFPPTYKYEINTDRYVGENPKEGEKKRSPAWCDRILYLGKGIKQLSYNRSELRVSDHRPVSSVFSVEVEVLNQRKLKKAIKFTSAVVHPAVFSDEERN from the exons ATGACAACAAAGAGAGGAAAGCACTCCCAG CCTTTTTGGCCTTCTCTTGTGATGAAAAAATGGCTAAATATTCAGCCTAAGGTGTATGAATATAGTGAAGATGAGGTTGACACAGAAACTGAGAGTGAAGATGATG CTTGCTCAGTTAAAGATTCTAGAATGCATAGTTGTGAGAGCCGTGCCAATAGGACGCCATGGAATCAACCTGTTTCGATTCAAACTTCAG ATAAATCTTATAACTGTTACCGGTCAAGACATAGGAGAGGAAAATCAGAAACCTTGCGAGTTCAGTACATAAACACAAAGGATGTGAG GGTGACAATTGGCACTTGGAATGTTGCAGGGATTGCTCCAAGTGGCGATCTTGATATCGATGATTGGCTCTCCACAGAAGAACCTTCTGACATTTACATCATTGG GTTCCAAGAAATAGTACCTTTGAATGCTGGGAATGTGCTTGGAGCTGAAGATAACAAACCAATTCCGAAATGGGAAGCAATCATTCGAAGAACTCTAAACAAGTCCTCTGAACCTGAAGGCAAACACAAAAGTTACAGTGCTCCACCTTCTCCAGTAATGAGGACATCTTCTGTTGCTGATGTTCTTGCAGATGAGATTGATGCTCATCCATTAGAACTACAAACCAATGATTTTGATGATGGTTTTGACATGGAAAGGGAAGAGTTCAACAAAGCTATTGGTTTAGGAAAGAATTTACAGGTGAAAAGATTATATGGGATTGATGATAGTAAGTTGGATTGGCCCGAACGCTCACTAGAGCCAACTCAACAAGTCATCTCTACTAACTCAAAACTAAGAAGAGTTCTCAGCAGTTCTGCAAGAATTGGGTTTGAGAATTCTCTTCTGGTCAATCAACATGTACCACTCAATGGTAGTAGACTTAAAAGGTCTAGCCATAGCTCGGGAAACCTCGGGTTAATGTGGATGGAGAAAGAACTGGAGCCACAAGTCCTTGATGTGGCTGAACTATCttctgaagatgaagatgaagatgatgatgatgacatgTTTCCTGATCTTTCAAATGATCAAGTTGTTGGTGATGATGAGCTTGTTAATACTGTGAAATCACGACCGAGATATGTTAAGCTTGTGAGCAAGCAAATGGTAGGGATATATATCTCAGTTTGGGTGAGAAAGAGGTTGAGAAGACACATAAACAATCTGAAAGTTTTTCCTGTTGGAACTGGCCTAATGGGATACATGGGAAACAAG GGATCTGTTTCGGTAAGCATGTCGCTCTTTCATTCGCGGTTGTGCTTTGTTTGTTCTCATCTAACCTCTGGTCAGAAAGAAGGAGCTGAACAAAAACGCAACTCAGATGTGAATGAAATCATAAGGCGAACACGTTTCACATCAAGTGTTTTTGATGGTGAACAACCTTTGACAATTCCATCACATGA TCAAATATTCTGGTTTGGTGATTTGAATTATCGACTCAATATGTTGGATCACGAGGTAAGGAAACTCGTCTCTTTGAAAAGATGGGATGAACTACTAAAGACTGATCAG CTAACCAAGGAGCTTCGAAGAGGACATGTTTTCGAGGGATGGAAAGAGGGAGCCATTGAGTTTCCACCTACATACAAGTATGAAATCAACACTGATAGATATGTAGGCGAAAACCCgaaagaaggagagaagaagAGATCTCCAGCATG GTGTGACCGAATACTATATCTCGGAAAAGGCATAAAACAACTTTCTTACAACAGATCAGAATTAAGGGTCTCAGATCATAGACCAGTCAGTTCAGTATTTTCAGTTGAAGTTGAAGTCTTAAACCAAAGGAAGCTTAAAAAAGCTATTAAATTCACCAGTGCTGTAGTACATCCTGCTGTTTTTTCTGATGAAGAGAGAAACTAA